A genomic segment from Trichocoleus sp. encodes:
- a CDS encoding ATP-binding protein yields the protein MPFLPQLPSLASKRWLILVGFLALLLAHGTALLFRIQPAVSLWFPPSGVAIVLTFWLGPVGAVLTGIVSVLMAPAWGSEGWYRWAGLTDMLEPIVAWSLYRYVFGGSLFLNGLQNAVAFLLSAPILGCATSAIVGTITLALLGQIPVENLATAIPHWWVGNAIGTMAIVPVALLWLTPILQQYGWLPETNLLFRYKNNPVSEVLPLRPAPFPTPFPWAEIGMLLILSIGTSWAAVVQSQQADYSFQLFSLLSFVPVLWSAIRFGVAGGMLMTSLCVMLTLVGYLLVYPHAISLPQFPVPSGVLYVHKFSLVVQCMVSLCVGTAITEMTAAQVALAVERVRSSESQARAQLAEQLVQLNQSLTEANRELQHSEERFRTSVENMLDCFGIYTALRDEPGRITGFCTEYINTAACQKSPLFKAETDSEEYCDRLAIHQDSDLFQAFCLVVETGQPLVRDSLIYEELDGEHRLSQAFDIRISKFGDGFVATWRDITERKQIEVERAELLSREQEARKQAEAASRTKDEFLAIVSHELRSPLSAILGWSRLLVTRQMDETTTRRALEAIERNAQAQTQLIEDLLDISRIIRGKVRLYTRPVSLVQVVEAAIDTVRPTADTKSIQMRLETHHSSAPFLVLGDPDRLQQVVWNLLLNGIKFTPNEGQVTVHLSVEENSTASSNSVKSTAYAQIQVIDTGKGISAEFLPQVFDRFRQAESATTRVHGGLGLGLAIVRSLVDLHGGIVEAASEGEGKGATFTVRLPLLQKQGSPSDHANSSDSATPSFTELSGLNVVIVDDEPDIRDLLATVLEQYGVQVTLASSAREVMALLPQMQPDLLISDIGMPVEDGYDLIHQIRQLPAAQGGQVPAIALTAFAREEDRVRALNAGFQMHLSKPIDPARLVLVVAGLMSRFR from the coding sequence GTGCCCTTCCTGCCGCAACTGCCTTCTCTCGCATCTAAACGATGGCTCATCTTGGTTGGGTTCCTGGCACTGCTCCTAGCTCATGGAACAGCCTTGCTCTTCCGAATTCAACCTGCTGTATCGCTCTGGTTTCCGCCTTCGGGAGTTGCGATCGTCCTTACGTTCTGGTTAGGGCCGGTCGGGGCAGTCTTGACGGGTATTGTGTCGGTTTTAATGGCTCCTGCCTGGGGGAGTGAAGGCTGGTATCGCTGGGCTGGCTTAACAGATATGCTAGAGCCGATCGTTGCCTGGTCTCTTTACCGCTATGTCTTTGGCGGCTCGCTTTTCTTAAACGGTTTGCAAAACGCTGTCGCATTCCTTCTGAGTGCCCCAATTTTGGGTTGTGCCACTTCTGCGATCGTTGGGACAATTACGCTGGCTCTACTCGGTCAGATTCCGGTTGAAAACCTGGCAACTGCAATTCCGCACTGGTGGGTGGGCAACGCGATCGGAACGATGGCAATTGTACCAGTAGCCCTCCTCTGGCTCACACCGATTCTCCAGCAATACGGTTGGCTACCTGAAACCAATCTCCTCTTCAGGTACAAAAACAATCCAGTGAGTGAGGTTTTGCCCCTGCGTCCGGCTCCCTTTCCCACGCCATTTCCCTGGGCAGAGATCGGAATGCTGCTTATTTTAAGCATAGGAACTTCCTGGGCAGCAGTGGTGCAGAGCCAACAGGCAGACTACTCCTTTCAGCTATTTTCGCTTCTCAGCTTTGTGCCAGTGCTCTGGTCGGCGATTCGGTTTGGCGTCGCTGGAGGAATGCTGATGACCAGCCTCTGCGTCATGCTGACTTTGGTGGGGTATTTGCTGGTCTACCCTCATGCAATTTCCCTACCTCAGTTTCCAGTCCCTTCAGGAGTGCTGTATGTGCACAAGTTTAGTTTGGTTGTGCAATGCATGGTTAGCTTGTGTGTTGGTACTGCCATTACAGAGATGACAGCTGCACAGGTCGCTTTAGCAGTAGAGCGGGTTCGATCGAGCGAAAGCCAGGCAAGGGCACAGTTAGCAGAACAACTCGTGCAGCTCAATCAATCTCTTACGGAAGCGAACCGCGAGTTACAGCATAGCGAGGAGCGATTTCGGACTTCGGTTGAAAATATGCTGGACTGTTTCGGCATCTACACCGCTTTGCGCGACGAGCCTGGAAGAATTACTGGATTTTGTACTGAATATATCAATACGGCTGCCTGCCAAAAAAGCCCTTTGTTCAAGGCAGAAACGGACAGCGAAGAATATTGCGATCGGTTAGCGATCCATCAGGACTCAGACCTGTTTCAGGCTTTTTGTTTGGTTGTGGAAACGGGTCAGCCACTCGTGCGAGATTCCTTGATCTATGAGGAGCTGGATGGTGAGCATCGCTTAAGCCAAGCTTTTGATATTCGGATTTCCAAGTTTGGTGACGGATTTGTAGCAACCTGGCGTGACATTACTGAACGCAAGCAGATCGAAGTTGAACGGGCTGAACTTCTGAGCCGTGAACAGGAAGCCCGCAAACAGGCTGAAGCCGCCAGCCGCACCAAAGACGAGTTTTTGGCAATTGTCTCTCATGAATTGCGATCGCCTTTGAGTGCCATATTAGGATGGTCGCGTCTGCTGGTTACACGTCAGATGGACGAAACAACGACACGACGAGCTCTAGAAGCGATCGAACGCAATGCTCAGGCACAAACTCAACTAATCGAGGATCTGCTGGATATCTCACGGATCATTCGGGGTAAAGTTCGTCTCTATACTCGTCCGGTGAGTTTGGTACAGGTTGTCGAAGCGGCGATCGACACGGTGCGTCCCACTGCCGATACCAAGTCAATTCAGATGCGCCTGGAAACCCATCATTCATCAGCTCCATTCCTGGTTTTGGGTGATCCCGATCGGCTGCAACAGGTTGTCTGGAATCTGCTGTTAAACGGCATCAAGTTTACGCCAAATGAGGGGCAGGTAACAGTCCATCTGTCGGTTGAGGAAAACAGCACAGCCAGCAGCAACTCGGTAAAGAGCACAGCCTATGCTCAAATTCAGGTCATCGATACTGGCAAAGGAATCAGCGCAGAGTTTTTGCCCCAGGTGTTTGATCGGTTTCGGCAGGCAGAGAGTGCCACAACTCGAGTTCATGGCGGCTTGGGTTTAGGCTTGGCGATCGTCCGGAGTCTGGTCGATCTCCATGGAGGCATCGTCGAGGCTGCGAGTGAAGGAGAGGGCAAAGGGGCAACATTTACTGTTCGATTGCCGCTATTGCAGAAACAAGGTTCTCCAAGCGATCATGCCAACAGCAGCGATTCAGCAACGCCATCTTTTACTGAATTAAGCGGCTTAAACGTTGTCATTGTCGATGACGAACCAGATATCCGTGACCTTCTGGCAACTGTTCTCGAACAATATGGAGTACAGGTCACTCTAGCAAGCTCTGCGCGTGAAGTCATGGCTTTACTGCCTCAAATGCAGCCCGACTTGTTAATCAGCGATATTGGGATGCCAGTTGAAGATGGATATGATTTAATTCATCAGATTCGCCAGCTTCCGGCAGCTCAAGGTGGACAGGTTCCAGCAATTGCGCTCACTGCCTTTGCCAGAGAAGAAGACCGGGTGCGAGCGCTGAACGCAGGCTTCCAAATGCACCTCTCCAAACCGATCGATCCGGCTCGTTTAGTCTTGGTTGTAGCTGGGCTTATGAGTCGTTTCAGGTAG